One window of the Diospyros lotus cultivar Yz01 chromosome 12, ASM1463336v1, whole genome shotgun sequence genome contains the following:
- the LOC127787674 gene encoding uncharacterized protein LOC127787674 has product MAWLVNSMEPNVGRTYLFCKTASKIWSVVQEIYSDLANTAQCFELRSTIRSTKQGNNFVTEYYNILPKLLQEMDLFHEITWECSVDGRKYDKMVEKERIFDFLHGLNPDLDEVRRRLLGTKPFPSMREVFAEVRREESRKKVILSNHSTSGGLLQNSALNTTRGRMSTLTKGDNQREKQWCDYCNKPYHTKETCWKLHGKPPNWKPKNQRKNGQSAAYMMESDKGTPASISLTQEQLEVLHQLLTQTKIPKSIESSDSNNNSMVSLAK; this is encoded by the coding sequence ATGGCATGGCTTGTGAATTCTATGGAACCAAATGTTGGACGGACTTATCTCTTTTGTAAGACTGCTAGTAAAATTTGGAGTGTTGTCCAAGAGATCTATTCAGATCTTGCAAATACTGCTCAGTGTTTCGAACTTAGATCCACTATTCGATCCACCAAGCAAGGTAACAATTTTGTAACTGAGTATTACAATATCTTACCTAAGTTATTGCAAGAGATGGATCTCTTCCATGAGATCACATGGGAATGCTCAGTTGATGGGAGGAAATATGATAAAATGGTGGAGAAAGAACGAATATTTGACTTCTTACATGGTCTAAATCCAGATTTAGACGAGGTAAGAAGAAGATTGCTTGGAACCAAGCCTTTTCCCTCTATGAGAGAGGTATTTGCTGAGGTTAGAAGGGAGGAGAGTAGAAAGAAAGTAATACTGTCCAATCATTCAACCAGTGGAGGATTATTACAGAATTCTGCCTTGAATACAACTCGAGGAAGGATGTCTACTCTAACTAAAGGCGACAACCAGCGAGAAAAACAATGGTGTGACTATTGTAACAAGCCATACCATACAAAAGAGACTTGTTGGAAGCTGCATGGAAAACCTCCTAATTGGAAACCTAAGaatcaaaggaaaaatggaCAATCAGCTGCTTACATGATGGAATCTGACAAGGGAACTCCAGCATCGATTTCTTTAACTCAAGAACAACTGGAAGTCCTTCACCAGTTGTTAACTCAAACCAAGATACCAAAGTCGATCGAAAGTTCAGACAGCAATAACAATTCTATGGTATCTTTGGCCAAGTAA
- the LOC127814066 gene encoding uncharacterized protein LOC127814066 gives MPVMEKLKMFVVQEPVVAASCLIGGVGLFLPAVVRPILDSFETSKQVPPPALNDVVASMTGKKQA, from the exons ATGCCTGTGATGGAGAAGTTGAAGATGTTTGTGGTGCAAGAGCCTGTTGTTGCAGCTTCTTGCCTCATCGGCGGCGTTG GCTTGTTCCTTCCTGCTGTTGTGAGGCCAATACTGGACTCCTTTGAAACATCCAAGCAAGTTCCACCACCTGCTTTGAATGAT GTTGTTGCCAGCATGACTGGTAAAAAGCAGGCTTGA
- the LOC127786816 gene encoding uncharacterized protein LOC127786816 has protein sequence MAAAEARAAWQRTANRCFVQEDAKRAPKLACCPSTPSSSKQVDTGPANPTDGHSNPNIGFIPLNSNPSFSKLPPESRWWMQLQPNHGYQKTLASEQLNALETEMETFVAGVTDSTYKASEGYRENEGDGTYVDDYLDIKSSIDNYDIKKKDPEGRNQELNTVCVKNTQETLKPTKTEEFSDLLEVDPVCCSGWKQACDTSSQKTEPWWRIADRDELASFVARRSFDLIENCDLPRPQNIHVKRDSSPYFGCFDSDGILPSLKDLKFQTGQHSSTPVDIQRNVTLRSACREQWTSSKKQSEHDSGIVNSVGMTHQGTIITEIPQTDPCKAQLLEALRHSQTRAREAEQAAKQAYAEKEDIIKLVFRQASHLFAYKQWFQLLQLENLYLQIKNHNQSISTLFPLVLPWMPQETRKLQKSWRTPAKGERGKRGRGKCNISKLAVAVALGLSLVGAGLLLGWTVAWMLPTL, from the exons ATGGCTGCAGCAGAAGCAAGGGCTGCTTGGCAGCGAACAGCTAATCGCTGCTTTGTACAAGAAGATGCCAAAAGAGCTCCAAAATTAGCTTGCTGTCCTTCAACACCTTCATCATCTAAACAGGTTGATACAGGACCTGCAAATCCAACTGATGGTCACAGTAACCCCAATATAGGCTTCATCCCTCTTAATAGTAACCCTTCATTTTCTAAACTGCCACCTGAATCAAGATGGTGGATGCAGCTGCAACCTAATCATGGGTATCAAAAGACTCTAGCAAGTGAACAGTTAAATGCCTTGGAGACAGAGATGGAAACTTTTGTTGCTGGTGTTACAGACTCAACTTATAAAGCTAGTGAAGGCTACAGAGAAAATGAAGGTGATGGTACATATGTTGATGACTACCTGGATATTAAGTCCTCCATTGACAATTATGatataaagaagaaagatcCTGAAGGTAGGAATCAAGAGCTAAATACTGTATGTGTTAAGAATACCCAAGAAACTCTTAAACCTACCAAAACGGAAGAGTTCTCTGACTTGTTGGAGGTGGATCCTGTTTGTTGCTCTGGTTGGAAGCAAGCCTGTGATACTAGTAGTCAGAAAACAGAGCCATGGTGGCGTATAGCAGATAGAGATGAATTAGCTTCCTTTGTTGCACGGAGATCATTTGACCTTATTGAGAATTGTGATCTCCCCAGACCTCAAAACATACATGTCAAGAGAGACTCGAGTCCCTACTTTGGGTGTTTTGATTCTGATGGAATTTTACCTTCACTTAAAGATTTGAAGTTTCAAACGGGTCAACATTCCAGTACACCTGTTGATATACAACGCAATGTAACCTTGAGAAGTGCATGCAGAGAGCAATGGACCTCATCCAAAAAGCAATCTGAACATGATTCAGGAATTGTAAACAG TGTCGGCATGACCCACCAAGGTACGATTATAACTGAGATTCCTCAAACTGATCCCTGTAAGGCTCAGCTACTGGAAGCACTCCGCCATTCTCAAACACGTGCGAGGGAAGCCGAGCAGGCAGCAAAGCAAGCCTATGCAGAGAAGGAGGACATAATCAAGCTGGTCTTCAGACAGGCTTCACACCTCTTTGCCTACAAGCAATGGTTCCAACTTCTGCAGCTTGAGAACCTTTACCTTCAGATTAAGAACCATAACCAGTCGATATCCACTCTCTTCCCACTGGTGCTACCTTGGATGCCTCAAGAAACTCGGAAACTGCAGAAGAGCTGGCGGACACCTGCCAAAGGGGAACGAGGCAAGCGAGGTCGCGGTAAATGCAACATCAGTAAGCTGGCAGTTGCAGTTGCATTAGGCTTGAGTCTTGTTGGTGCTGGGCTGCTGCTGGGGTGGACTGTTGCTTGGATGTTACCAACCTTATAA